One Setaria viridis chromosome 3, Setaria_viridis_v4.0, whole genome shotgun sequence DNA window includes the following coding sequences:
- the LOC117849662 gene encoding endo-1,4-beta-xylanase 1 isoform X2, whose product MACTHQDVVFEVNAVGWAPCGAGTALSLHHEDDPARLPTAAAVGQHGHEPSGRYVLAAGRAGEDDGLCQAIAPGALKPRVTYRVAGWISVAGQAAAEEEEDGAGHPVRVSIRVGGDGDGSRVVDGGAVCAEPGRWAEIKGAFRLREESPRGAAVVRVHGAPAGVDVKVMDLRIIATDRKARFSHLKDKTDKVRKRDVVLRCASAASAGASVRVVQLDNAFPLGSCINCEVIKIPAFVDFFTTHFDWAVFENELKWYWTEAQRGQLNYADADRLLDFCDRAGKPVRGHCIFWAVDGDVQQWIKDIPAGDRDQLAAAVESRVRGLLGRYAGRFPHYDVNNEMLHGRFFRDRLGDAVAPLMFREAARLDPGAALFVNDYNVECGNDPNATPEKYVELIAELQRGGAQVGGIGLQGHVSNPVGEVICDALDKLSAATGLPVWITELDVCEPDEALRADDLEVVLREAYAHPAVEGVVFWGFMQGHMWRPDAALVNADGTVNGAGQRFVELRNEWTTDARGRLDGDGQFRFRGFHGTYVAQVTTAAGKMLKAFTVDKGDAALVLDMDV is encoded by the exons ATGGCCTGCACTCACCAG GACGTCGTGTTTGAGGTGAACGCCGTCGGCTGGGCTCCCTGCGGCGCGGGCACGGCGCTGTCCCTGCACCACGAGGACGACCCGGCGAGGctccccacggcggcggccgttgGGCAGCACGGCCACGAGCCCAGCGGCCGGTACGTCCTCGCCGCGGGCCgcgccggcgaggacgacggcctGTGCCAGGCGATCGCCCCGGGCGCGCTCAAGCCCCGCGTCACGTACCGCGTCGCCGGCTGGATCAGCGTCGCCGgccaagcggcggcggaggaggaggaggacggagcAGGCCACCCCGTTCGTGTCAGCATCCgcgtgggcggcgacggcgacgggagccgcgtcgtcgacggcggcgcggtctGCGCCGAGCCCGGCAGGTGGGCGGAGATCAAGGGCGCGTTCCGGCTCAGGGAGGAGAGcccccgcggcgcggcggttgTTCGCGTGcatggggcgccggccggcgtcgATGTCAAGGTCATGGACCTCCGGATCATCGCCACCGACCGCAAGGCTCGCTTCAGCCACCTCAAGGACAAGACGGACAAG GTGCGCAAGCGCGACGTGGTCCTCAGGTGCGCaagcgcggcgtcggcgggggcGTCGGTGCGCGTGGTGCAGCTGGACAACGCCTTCCCGCTGGGCAGCTGCATCAACTGCGAGGTGATCAAGATCCCGGCCTTCGTGGACTTCTTCACCACCCACTTCGACTGGGCCGTCTTCGAGAACGAGCTCAAGTGGTACTGGACGGAGGCGCAGCGGGGCCAGCTCAACTacgccgacgccgaccgccTCCTCGACTTCTGCGACCGCGCCGGGAAGCCCGTGCGCGGCCACTGCATCTTCTGggccgtcgacggcgacgtccaGCAGTGGATCAAGGACATCCCCGCCGGCGACCGGGACCAGCTCGCGGCCGCCGTGGAGTCCCGCGTCCGGGGCCTCCTCGGACGCTACGCCGGCCGGTTCCCGCACTACGACGTCAACAACGAGATGCTCCACGGCCGCTTCTTCCGCGACCGCCTCGGCGACGCCGTCGCGCCGCTCATGTTccgggaggcggcgcggctcgaCCCCGGCGCCGCGCTCTTCGTCAACGACTACAACGTCGAGTGCGGCAACGACCCCAACGCGACGCCGGAGAAGTACGTGGAGTTGATCGCAGAGctccagcgcggcggcgcgcaggtggGCGGGATCGGGCTGCAGGGTCACGTCAGCAACCCCGTCGGGGAGGTCATCTGCGACGCGCTCGACAAGCTCTCCGCCGCCACGGGCCTGCCCGTCTGGATCACCGAGCTCGACGTGTGCGAGCCCGACGAGGCGCTCCGCGCCGACGACCTCGAGGTGGTGCTCCGGGAGGCGTACGCGCACCCGGCTGTGGAGGGGGTCGTGTTCTGGGGGTTCATGCAGGGCCACATGTGGCGCCCGGACGCCGCCCTCGTCAACGCCGACGGCACCGTCAACGGCGCCGGGCAGAGGTTCGTCGAGCTCCGGAATGAGTGGACCACCGACGCGCGAGGgcgcctcgacggcgacgggcagTTCAGGTTCAGGGGCTTCCATGGCACCTACGTGGCGCAGGTCACCACGGCGGCCGGGAAGATGCTCAAGGCATTCACCGTCGACAAAGGGGACGCGGCGCTCGTGCTGGACATGGATGTCTGA
- the LOC117849662 gene encoding endo-1,4-beta-xylanase 1 isoform X1, which translates to MRVLRLLHRDSKKSGEREGGRCSWHTSLQFVLSTFNNSMGDVVFEVNAVGWAPCGAGTALSLHHEDDPARLPTAAAVGQHGHEPSGRYVLAAGRAGEDDGLCQAIAPGALKPRVTYRVAGWISVAGQAAAEEEEDGAGHPVRVSIRVGGDGDGSRVVDGGAVCAEPGRWAEIKGAFRLREESPRGAAVVRVHGAPAGVDVKVMDLRIIATDRKARFSHLKDKTDKVRKRDVVLRCASAASAGASVRVVQLDNAFPLGSCINCEVIKIPAFVDFFTTHFDWAVFENELKWYWTEAQRGQLNYADADRLLDFCDRAGKPVRGHCIFWAVDGDVQQWIKDIPAGDRDQLAAAVESRVRGLLGRYAGRFPHYDVNNEMLHGRFFRDRLGDAVAPLMFREAARLDPGAALFVNDYNVECGNDPNATPEKYVELIAELQRGGAQVGGIGLQGHVSNPVGEVICDALDKLSAATGLPVWITELDVCEPDEALRADDLEVVLREAYAHPAVEGVVFWGFMQGHMWRPDAALVNADGTVNGAGQRFVELRNEWTTDARGRLDGDGQFRFRGFHGTYVAQVTTAAGKMLKAFTVDKGDAALVLDMDV; encoded by the exons ATGAGAGTGCTGCGTTTGCTTCACCGCGACTCAAAAAAAtcaggggagagggagggagggagatgttCATGGCATACCTCATTGCAGTTTGTTCTTTCAACTTTCAACAATTCAATGGGG GACGTCGTGTTTGAGGTGAACGCCGTCGGCTGGGCTCCCTGCGGCGCGGGCACGGCGCTGTCCCTGCACCACGAGGACGACCCGGCGAGGctccccacggcggcggccgttgGGCAGCACGGCCACGAGCCCAGCGGCCGGTACGTCCTCGCCGCGGGCCgcgccggcgaggacgacggcctGTGCCAGGCGATCGCCCCGGGCGCGCTCAAGCCCCGCGTCACGTACCGCGTCGCCGGCTGGATCAGCGTCGCCGgccaagcggcggcggaggaggaggaggacggagcAGGCCACCCCGTTCGTGTCAGCATCCgcgtgggcggcgacggcgacgggagccgcgtcgtcgacggcggcgcggtctGCGCCGAGCCCGGCAGGTGGGCGGAGATCAAGGGCGCGTTCCGGCTCAGGGAGGAGAGcccccgcggcgcggcggttgTTCGCGTGcatggggcgccggccggcgtcgATGTCAAGGTCATGGACCTCCGGATCATCGCCACCGACCGCAAGGCTCGCTTCAGCCACCTCAAGGACAAGACGGACAAG GTGCGCAAGCGCGACGTGGTCCTCAGGTGCGCaagcgcggcgtcggcgggggcGTCGGTGCGCGTGGTGCAGCTGGACAACGCCTTCCCGCTGGGCAGCTGCATCAACTGCGAGGTGATCAAGATCCCGGCCTTCGTGGACTTCTTCACCACCCACTTCGACTGGGCCGTCTTCGAGAACGAGCTCAAGTGGTACTGGACGGAGGCGCAGCGGGGCCAGCTCAACTacgccgacgccgaccgccTCCTCGACTTCTGCGACCGCGCCGGGAAGCCCGTGCGCGGCCACTGCATCTTCTGggccgtcgacggcgacgtccaGCAGTGGATCAAGGACATCCCCGCCGGCGACCGGGACCAGCTCGCGGCCGCCGTGGAGTCCCGCGTCCGGGGCCTCCTCGGACGCTACGCCGGCCGGTTCCCGCACTACGACGTCAACAACGAGATGCTCCACGGCCGCTTCTTCCGCGACCGCCTCGGCGACGCCGTCGCGCCGCTCATGTTccgggaggcggcgcggctcgaCCCCGGCGCCGCGCTCTTCGTCAACGACTACAACGTCGAGTGCGGCAACGACCCCAACGCGACGCCGGAGAAGTACGTGGAGTTGATCGCAGAGctccagcgcggcggcgcgcaggtggGCGGGATCGGGCTGCAGGGTCACGTCAGCAACCCCGTCGGGGAGGTCATCTGCGACGCGCTCGACAAGCTCTCCGCCGCCACGGGCCTGCCCGTCTGGATCACCGAGCTCGACGTGTGCGAGCCCGACGAGGCGCTCCGCGCCGACGACCTCGAGGTGGTGCTCCGGGAGGCGTACGCGCACCCGGCTGTGGAGGGGGTCGTGTTCTGGGGGTTCATGCAGGGCCACATGTGGCGCCCGGACGCCGCCCTCGTCAACGCCGACGGCACCGTCAACGGCGCCGGGCAGAGGTTCGTCGAGCTCCGGAATGAGTGGACCACCGACGCGCGAGGgcgcctcgacggcgacgggcagTTCAGGTTCAGGGGCTTCCATGGCACCTACGTGGCGCAGGTCACCACGGCGGCCGGGAAGATGCTCAAGGCATTCACCGTCGACAAAGGGGACGCGGCGCTCGTGCTGGACATGGATGTCTGA